The Buteo buteo chromosome 6, bButBut1.hap1.1, whole genome shotgun sequence genomic interval ATGGTTTGATTTTGCCATTCCGTATAGCTACAAAAAAAGGCCCTGGACTAGGTTATACTGTAAAGCACCACTCCCTGTGATAAACTTCCTAAGGCTTTGGCTTTTTAAGCAATTTTTCAGTaacccctctctccccctctccctctctaaATATACATGttgggcagagggaagggagagagacttgtaacttttaaaagttacataatttattttaaatgacgGAGGAAAATACCAACCCAGGTCATTTTCAGGCTGTTCTTTAAAACCAATGCTATGAGTGTTTCCATTGACTCCTTTTCTTCTACCAAAAAGGTCGCTGGTATGAACTTGTAGGGACTCAGGTGCTGCTCTCAGTGAAAGTTTTCTCATTGGCCTCAGTGGGTAAACAGCCAAGTCCAGTGACTTTAACTTTCACAAGTCCATTTTGTATTTCATCTTCTTTATAATTCCAAGGTGAAGTCTAGCTGCATGAACATGCCATCCTGATGtctaatgtttcatttttgcagaCTTCGTGGCTTttaatttagaatatttttgaacaatgttttggtttttttctgtgtatttatgtAAGAATAACAATCTGAagcctttttaatatttaacaaatTACTTTTCCAAACTCTTGAAGAATGTCTATGGATacaatgtatattttttaactttgaaaCTTCAAACCACTGAAAGATAATGTAAAATATCAATCAAAATATCAAATATCAACACTTTTAATTGGGGAGTTTTGTATACCTTCACTGGAATCATTAAGCATGTGATAaatatatgatttttaaaaaaatatcttataAGTAGGAGGGGgttaattataaataaaataaaggagtTTTACTCACGGTGCTAATGCTAAGATGAAAGGAAAGTCTGTGTCACTTAAAAGAGGGAATGCTGTCTTGGTGGTGGTGTCACtctaaaatgctgtttctgttaCAACAATGGCTGTCTCATTTACAAGACCTTTGACAGTCTGATTTTTTGGTGGTTTGAAATGTATGATCCGTGATAGTTGTTACTGAGAAGTGTTATAGACACTGCTGACAGATCCGATAAGAAACTGGGTCAACTGACAAGATATTCCCTGTAACATTACCTCCCTATAGCACTAACATGTGTGTCCTTCTGTGTAAGGGAATTTCTGAACATGGGTTGGTGTCAACTGTATAGTTActgaaaacaagagaagaaaaaaagaaaagcatatttaaaccacatttctctttaaattagaaaaaaaaaagtgaaactatgtagtatttaatttctcaaaGCTTGGCAGTTTTCCTGTATTGCTCTGTCAGGAACCTTGTCTTTTCATTCAGCTTTATTTCTGATTACAGATTATTCCTTTCTGGATGAGCAGCTGTAGAAACTTGCTTCTTGCATATGCAAATCAATCATGGTAATGTTTATCATAAGGAGATTTTGTGGCAGTGGAAAAGGGGTTGTGGCAACATGTTCTTGATTTCACTTGTATCTTCTACAAATGGAATTGGCTTCCTCACTTCACcttcagtggatttttttttttttgccatttaccTCTTGGACTAGACACCACTCACTAAGCAAGCTGTTCGATTCACTTACAGATCATGATTTTGGAAGGAGCTGGCAGAATGAGTATCAATTCCAGCAGCAATCTACTCCACCAGCAGCCTTCCTGGACAGACGGATATTCCACATGCAATGGTAGGAGGAATTCAGCAGCTCTGAGCTATGGTTTTTtctggggaggcaggggggaaggggctgcagcaccTTTAAGCATgcacaaatattatttttcagtaatactAATTTACTGGAGTTTCACTTCTGGtaagaaaaatttccatttgttaCTTTACTTGTAAACAACTGAACTCACAACACTAAGTTTCTGAAAGTGATCAGTTTATGGTTCATTTCCTTACtggttctttttcttaaaatgaactTGGTGTTGAAAGTGCCAAAAGCTCCCTCTCTTCAGTCCAGAATTCTTTCTCTCTTACCTTTACCCTTCATGCCTTCTCTGAAGCAACATTAGTCTTCAATGCTAATCACCCCTTCGGCTTTCCAGGGGAATAGTCTTTTTGCTCCCTTactacatttgctttttcaggtCAAATTACTAGATAGCTTTCTAATCAGACTGGCATTAGAGCACTAGATAGCTTGTGAgctgagaacttttttttctcttactgtttTCTGATTATATAGctgtatatataaaaacacGTTCACACATATTTTCtctcaatataaaaatatagataTAGACATATATCTATACATATAGTGTTtgatataaattttaaattcttttcatcACTCAGTCGACAGGTGAACCTTAAAATCTAAGCAAACACATACTGCAGTTGTCCTTCTAATCTAATGCTGCAACAAAACTTACAATGAAAGTTCCCACTCAAAGAAACTCTTGCTCTTTTTTATGTGTAATTTCTAAATACACAGGAATACATAAGCATGCACTTAATAAATGTGCCAATCTGTCTGCAACAGATTCATGGGGAAAAAGTCCTGGCTGAGTTTCCCTCTGCACAGGATTTTGTGAAGGGAAATGGTGGGGGTCTATCTTCATGTTTCCAGTGTGAAACTCCTCAGgattttctcatgttttagAGGGGCAGGAAGCCGAAAGCTCAGACTAGCCTCTACAACCATTCATCACTTTTACCTAGCTAATTTTTCCCCTCACTAAAGGCTCTCCATTTACATTAGGAGTCTAGTGGCCTCTGATATTCCTTTACCCTTCTGAAAGTGATAGGAACACATATCAACCGCCTTTTCAAGGAATACTTGACAGCTCCATCAAACCTTTATTCTCTGACATACCACACTCTTAATCATTTCCACACTCATTCCTCGAATCCTTCAACAGGAGGATGAGGAAAGTCCTGCAAACTCCCTAAGTTACTGACACAGACTTTGTTGGCCAATGTTgataaagaaaactaaataacTGTGGGGCTTTTGTGTGTTTACCTGGAAACTAGCATTGTGCACCGTATCTCAGCTGAAGAGACCTGAGGTCTAATGGGATCTGAGGGGGGGTGATTTCCTAAAATATGCCAACTCTGTTGCTTGTGGTCTTCTAGCAATATCCACTGTTGTCAGTATTTCTCACAGCTGTGTGGGTAATCTTTTTCTTGGGGAGACTGAGAACAGACCAGTGCCACATCCTGGAGCGGGGCTCCTGTAGAGTTAGGCCATGGcactctttcctcctcctgtaaTTCAACCACCTCTGCAATCTCTCATTCCCTCATCCTTAAACTGTTCATGCAGTTGTGAGCATTTTATCACGCCACCATCTCTGCCTGGCACACTCCACTGTCCTCCTTTCCCAAGGAATAAATTGCACTGAACTCCTTTTGCCAGCCTTCTGCGAGGGCAGACTAAAGCAGTTCTGCCTTTGCTCTTATCTTATATAATTATCCTATCCCCACatacaattttctttcatttgcacaACATAAATTATTGTCATGCAATGACATACAACTGAGAGCAGTTTAAAAGATTGCCAACAAAAGATTCAGACATCCTAACCAGAAAATTAGGCAGCTTCCGTAACTAAAAATGAGTTTTACTACTGCACTCAAAAGTCACCTTACGTGACTACAGAAATAACGTGCATTCATCAGAAGGTCAGCTCTATCATGAAGCTGTGGGCCATACTGATAGGCTTTTACTGTGGAGCAATATGAGATGCCTTGGCTTTTACCATTCTTTGATTGAATCCCACAATTCATATTCAGTCCTTATTAAGTCcttattcaaagaaaatttcCACATCACATTATGAGAATTTTGCAAGGCTTTTCCATCATTTTCTGATgcactaaaattattttcccgCACAAGGATCAACATACCTTTCCAACAGTACTTCTGTAAGGTATCTTCCATCAAAGAATTTTGGTGTACTTAGCCaacattaataaattaattcctACATACTCAGTCTGCCAAGAGAGGTGTAATGTAATAATTCCTAGCTTTTAACtggaaaactgaggaaaaaataataacaataccTTCTCCAGCAATAGCTACTGAGCTAGTGTTAAGGACTGAGAAAAGAATCTAGATCTGTGGACTTTCAGGGCATGCAATTTAGCTATAGGCCTTTCTTGTCATCAACATAATCCCGTGGTGCCAGTAGAGACAGTAAATACCTATTTTCTTGTCCAGTGACCAGCAGCTTCTATGGAACCCAGTGGCACGAAATACACCCGCAGTACTGGACTAAGTTTCAAGTCTGGGAGTGGCTGCAGCATCTCCTTGATACCAACCAACTGGATGCCAACTGCATACCCTTCCAGGAGTTTGATATCAACGGGGAACATCTGTGCAGTATGAGCCTGCAGGAATTCACtcaggcagctgggacagcagggCAACTTCTTTACAGCAACCTTCAGCACCTAAAATGGAACGGTAAATAGATATTAGGCAGTGATGCATGTACAGTGGTCTGAATTCTGGGATCTTCAGAAATTGCTTACATTCCCCAGAGACCTACCTGGCAGATCTCATATGCTAGGTTTGCTATACTGCTTATACCTCATTCACTGTATTGGTAGATTGCTTAGATATGACATAAGGCAGAAATCGGAAGGACCATGGGAAAGGGTATGATTCCTGCCTCAAAATTAGTGCCCTGGCTCAGCTGTAGCAGTTGCTGCTTGGAGCTAATacctttgatttttctgtgctctttgtCATACATCCTATCTGCCGTTTGCTTTCTTGCAGGCCAGTGTGGAAGTGACGTATACCAATCTCATAATGTCATTGTGAAGACAGAGCAAACAGGTGAGTAACAGTTGGGTAACTTGTGTTTTGATGGTGACAAAAAGGGGAAACTGTCCATTCCAAGAAAGAGATATCAAAATGGCATTAAATAAAATGGGAATTGTATCATGCAGAATAAAAGAAGTAACACAAATATCAGTCAGTGCCTAGTTTTTGAAGTTCCAGGTAGTACAACCATATCTTAGTCTGCGTGTGGCCACTTTTCCTGGGATACCTCTGCAGTATCAGCAGTCTATAACTGGTGTTCAGATTTGGAATAGTTTGCAGTGCTCAGCAAGTGCAGCTTTGTAGAAGACTTCATTCTATGCTTCATTCAGCAGATatcaaaacaagtattttcacagtattctcagtttaaaaaaaaagagagaaaaaatagtttgttgTGAAGTGCTGTTAATGTTTGAAACATGAGGaaatttccaaacaaaacaactttgagagaaaagaaatgttgtATTTCAATTTCTTTACCTGTTTCaatgaaactgaaattcagGTAGTATTTTGATTTCACCAGATCTGCATTTTTCCTGTGgcagtctttttttccagtgtattcATAGCTAGATCCCTTTCCTCCCAGGGTTTTGTTTCACCGAGAAAAGAACTTCAGCTAAGTTCAATCCTCCTCTTCAGGCATGATTGTTTTCCTCATTCCTTTGCCAGAGCACCTCCATCCATATCCAGTCTCTATGCCACTAGTTGCAGCCTCTTTGTATGTGAGTGTGCTCATGAGCCACGCTTTAATATCTCCTGGCGGAACGAACACAGATTCGTAGCATGCGATGTCTCCAACAAATACTACCAGCCTATTTATTGAGCTAACCTGGAGGAGCCCAGCCTCTCCAGCCTGGGACAATATTCACCTTCTCCTTGCAGCGGGCAAGCATTGCAATCTGCAGTCAGCTCCTTGCCTGTGCCCACATAATTGCGGGTGATGTGCATGCAGCAGCCTCAATGATTGCCATATAGAAAACTACAGTAATCCTTTAGGTCCTGATTTATGAGATCTTGGTATAATATTAGTTCCTCCTCCCACTAGAGATACACAGTGCAGTGCAAAGTACCTCAGCTGCACATCCTGGAAAGGTCAAATCCCAGGACTAACTGATGGTTCCCCTAGCTATGCTGAATCAGGAGTGGCGTGGTGGGGCTCTGGCAATGCCAACCACGGGCAGTGGGAGTGGGTTTAGTTTCTGCATGGGGAGGAGCAGGCAGTGCAGATTGGGGCTGCTGGGAAAGGGGCCTTTTTTGAgccagcagggatggggctAGTGGTTTAGAAGGGAAGCCTGCCTGATCCTAGTAGACCGTCGCAGTTGCAAAGACTTGGGTAGTGAAAAAGGCCAAAATGGGAAGACAAGCTGTCTCCCCATGTTCTAGCTAGGTAAGGCCTGTTTTCAGAGGCAACATTAGGCAGATCAGGTGTCCAAGCAAGCAAAGGGTGTGTGCTATTGTAGGAACGCAAGCTCTGGGTGCCCAAACATGCAGCTATTACTTAGCATGCCTGCTAAATTCCTATGTCATAAGTGGTAACTCAGCCAAACATGATGATTTAGCTATAActcattctcattttttttttatttcattcatatgaacatgaaaaaaaattaaggaagacCTAGATTTGAACCTTACATCTCATCCTTTCTGATCTggattcaaaagaaaaagagatttttaaggCTTCTGGCCTCAAAAATGCACTGTGAAGAGAGTCATTTCCTGATCAATGTACAGGTCATACTTCTGTTCTGCTTATATTGATCCATCTCACCAGAAGGTcactaaaattattaaaacctCTTTAATCATGAAGGTGGTTTTTAGGTTAAGGATGGGGACTTGATGTGCCTGTAATAAAATGGGCCTTCATCTAGGATTAGGCTTTGATGTTTCTCACTATGTGCTTACACATGAAGCTCTGTTTCAGAGGGGACTTTGGAGTTCTATACTATCGAGTTCTATACTCATTATAAGCATCCTCCTGTTTTACTAGATACTTGAGAACACTTTCATCTCTATGGCACCAAAGCACTGTCATAATCACCAGAGGCTGAGAATTCAGGACTGGATTGGGTAGAATTAGAGTTGATCTGGTGCAGGCAACCTCCTTCAAGGTCAGGCATAAATAATATATTAGCCAGGAAAAGGAAGCGCCTACTACATTATTTCTAAAAGTCAGTGCTTTGTGTAAGCACGTTTGCCTGAGTATGCAAAAGCCCATCCATAATTTGagtgaaaggaaataattttgcgCACGTCCCCTTCACTTCTTGGTTCCCTTCACAGCTCTTTTTTTGCACATTTCTTATTCCCTCAGTGCTCAATATTCACCTCTGTGCTAAGAAATGTTCTTTTAGtgctttgattttccttttggtCTTTTACCTTCAGATCCATCATTAATGGTGTCCTGGAAAGAAGACAATTACCTGTATGACAGTGGCTATGGTAGCACAGTAGGTAACTAACATCACAATACTTCATCCATTTCTGAGATAGTTTTATTGTTGTCTGAGACTATTActtcaaatttcttcttttgaattCCCAGAGCTATTGGACAGTAAAACATTCTGTCGTGCTCAGATTTCCATGATGACACCTAGTCACCAGCCTCCTGGTAAGGAACTTGTAATTATATTGTTAATTGTTCGTCACTTGTCCCAGAGCTACCGACATATAATAGTCTCTGTGGTCTTCTGTTGTAGGATTACCTCTGAGCCTCCAGTAATTTTAAACCAAGCAATACTGATTCTGACAGCTCTTTTAGCTATCGTAATTACAATAGCttgctttaaagaaatgcttctctcttctgtcaggATGAAAAAGATCAAATAATCTGCAATCTCTACGTATCTTTTAAAGTGACTGAGTCAAAGGAAAAGATGTTAGTGTCAGCGAGATGAGACATTCCAGCTCCAGCACGCTTCTCTGTGGCGTAGCTGGTTATAGGCAAACAAGTGCCGCGTTCCTCCAGAGAACTGGCTGCGTTTCCCTAGCAAACCAGTGGTTCGTGCCGAGTAGGTTACTAGGTTTGtggctgggtttggggttggcCCAGGAGAGCCACCAGGCAGGCACCAAGCCCTCTGCCCACCTGCACCAGCAGAAGGGCTTCCCACCGGGGACCACCCGAGCCGGCAGCAGGGCATGCACCCCACAGCTCTTCACCCCCGCGCAGCGCTTCCGCGAGGCAGAGACGCGGCGCAACCCGCCTGCTCAAGGGCAGGAGAAAGAGCAAACCCATTTGCCGTAGCGCCCGGCGAAAGCGCAGTCCAGGCGCACGCGTCGGGACGCTCTGTGGGCTGTGTCCCGGGGGCTGGCCACAGCGGCAGAGGAGCGAGAGAAAGgcagtgggagaagaggagagcgGGGACAGCAGGGGAgcaagaaagggggaaaggaaagacagGTCCTTCTTGGGAGGCTGTTAAGCAAACAGACCCGAGGGAGAAAGCGGAGGAGGTCATGGGAGGATGAGAAAGGAAAGCGCACTCCTGTGGATGCAGCCCCGCAGGAGTTGTCTCTGCACCGGGGGCAGCTCCGTGCCCCCGCACACGGATGGCAGCCGCAGCCTCTGTGCCTGCCCATTCGCCGCTCCCCCGgcctccagcacagccagacTTGCCGAGGGGCACGCAGTTTAATCTGATGCACTCAGcgataaattaaaaaaaagagagaaaccctgaccagaagaagaaaaccgccaaaccttaaaaaaaaaccaaccaacaaccaAACACTCTGTTTGCTTTCTCCGCTGCCTCCACCCACTGTCACAAGATGGCTACCAGGATTTCGGAGCTCTCTGacagcactggggacctgtCAAGATCCTGGCATAGTGTGTTTACCTGCTGACTGCTGAAGCCTAGAGCTAGGGTGGCATGCCAAGGGCACAGCCTCCTGTAAAAACTAAATTTGTATATCCCGTAAAAAAATGGCTCATTCCTGAATCATATGCAAATACTGTGCAACCTTTTGTCAAAAGTTTTGCAAGACGGCTTTGTTGAAACTGCATCATAACTCTTTTCATCTGTCAGGCCCCAGCCTCCTAACATGGCATGTTTGAAACCGGTCTCCACAAAGGAGCGGAGGCAGAGCGGGAGGCTATTTACACAGCTGAAATCCAGAATAAATCACCAGCTAGCAGAAGGCAACTGAACTTCCAAGAATAAATCGCCAGCTAAGTGGAGCATAACAAACATTTGCAAGCAAATTGTGGGATTTGAAAATGAGAAGTATTTATATAAGAGGGCAAATAAAGGACTGGGTCCTGCTGTCCTCGCCTGGAGTTCCCACAGACTTTTAATAACATCAGGGGAATCATAATCTGAGGAAAGGCAGTGAAATAAGcctcattttactttttccccccaagCAGAGTGCGGTTCGGGCTAGTTCCTGCTCTTTGAGAGTGAGGAGGCAAAATGACTCAGGGTGCGTTTTCTGCTTGGGGGTCAAGGACAATAATTGTCAGTCTCAGAATAGTGGAGGTTAGGCTTATCCTCACTGACCTGTTCAGTTTATGTTTCCAGTTATGTATGAATAAAGCAAGTGTGTGAATAGCTTTGCATCTACCTTTTCACATGCAGTTATTGCAGTTGCTTGTGCAAATCTGACAAGTTTCCATGCAAATGAATATTTCCTGTGAGTGATTTTCCCATGCAAATGCCTGGTTTCCATGAAAAGTATGATAATGGTGCATTCATAGAAGCTGGGAAAACATGCGTGGGACCTTAAGCTTTGCTTTATGGAATTCAGGCACGAAGTATGctgaaaagcaacacagaagGGGCTCCCTCTCAGGACTATCCCACAGATTTTGCGAGATTTAGAGCAATCAGATGAAAGCTATTCATTAATGACAAGAGTAGAACCAGGCTGCTGTGGTTTGAGGGCAGGACGGTTGAGTGTGCAGACTGTGAGGTAGGTTACAGTCATGAACAGGCGgaactcttctttttcttaatttctgaagaagcacTTGTGCCAGAAACCCTATTCCTCCTCTGGCTGGCTGCAGGTGAGTACCATCAATGAGAAATGGCTTGTTTCTATGGCTCTGAGCCACACAACAATATATGCACGTCCAGCTGCCAAAAACTCCTACCAGTGCAGCCCCGTTCACCCACCCTGCCCACCTCACCCCCCAGTGCTTTGCCAGTTCATTATGTTTTAGTCAGGTAGGTCTTCTGTGCATTGGTACCAGTGCATACCTTTCACATTAGATCATCTCTTCAGAAACAAATAAGCCCCCAAAGATACATGCTTCTGCAAAGACTAAGACATAATGGGACAATTCAGGATTCCTTTTATAGACACGattatcttatttttctttctctcacacaTAACATGAGGTGAGGTATTTGTTAATCAAATTTAGGTTTCAAAAGCCAAATGTTTACCTCTGCATTCATTCTTTATTCATCAATGGTCTCTTTGTGAAGTGTGCTATTTAACATGtggtacagaaaacaaaactctcccccttcctcctcacttAGATTACCTTCTGAAAAGTGATTATCTTTAAAAGAGATATTCGttcttttttgtggttttgtttctttcaaccTGCTAGTCAATGGAAAGCCTTTAATCAAATTTACAAATagacttcattttccttctctgcagattCTTCAGATGTGAAAAAATCACAAGATCATACCCTAAAGTCCCACACCAAGAAGCACAGTAAGTCGACATCCATGTTTATAATGGTTGGTTGattgaaggaaaagaaacacattaaaagcaaatccCCTtcgggaaggaaaaggaagcattttgaaagcaaaactggTTAGATCATTATTGTCATTGAATCCTCCAAGGATCTGACTGTTTCTAGTACTGTTTGCTTACGTTATTTTTGACTCAGTATTGTTATACTTTTCAAATTGTTTGTATCAGTGAGGGCTTATGGGGAAGCAACCAGTAACCAGTTGCCTCTGCCCTATGTTAAGCCGGGCTGGTGGACTGGAGTAAAGGAATGATGGAGACCCAGGATTAAATCGGGAAGATCTGTGCGAGGGCGTGGCCACGCTCGTGCTCGTCCCCATGCCTCCCAGGTGCAGCATGCACCAGAGACCCTGCTCAGCATCTCCTTGCAGAACTTCTCACACATGGCGTCATGAGCAAGCACCTGCCCCTCAATCCTTCCACCTCTTCCCCTCTGATATGGCagtctttcctctcccctcatctgctttttctgctaGTTTTGATTCAACCTGACTCTGAAGACAGGTTACCATAATTAGGATTTCTGGACATAGTTGTATTAATGTACTTTACTGAGatttttatgctgaaaatatCTTGTGTATATCTGTTGCATCCTGTGTCATTCCCTATATTTAGAATAGAGAACCTTAATATTGGTCCTCCACTGCATTTTGTAATGTTTGATTTCATCCTGTTTCAATATGGTCTCCAGATTATCTGTCTCTTCCTGACTCCTCTTCTTACCCTTCTCTGTGACTTTGCCCAGCCAGAACTCCTGAACTTTTTATCCGCACAcagatattttgtttctttttttgtgtgtatatcAAGGTTGCTCACGAAAGGATTAGATAGGACTGGTCCAAAGACAGACCTGTGAAGAACTGAGGTCCCGTGGTTTGTTCAGtttgaagaagagaaggctgaggggtaaCCTCATCGCAGTCTATAACTTCCTCAAAGTGGGCAGCGaagggggaggtgctgatctcctctctctggcgaCCAGCAACAGGACATGACGAAATGGAACGAAGCTTCATCAGGGGAGattcagattggacattaggaaaaggttcttcactgagagggtggttggtccctggaacaggctccccagggaagcacCAAACTTGTCAAGACTTCAAAGAGCATCTGGATGAAGGTCTTAGACATATGGTTTAGTTTCAGGTAGttctgtgaggagcagggagttggatttaatgatccttatgggtcccttccaccttgaggtattctatgattctaagaacTCAGTCACAACCTTGGCATATAGAAAAGGTCACCTTGCCTTGCTGGGCTAATCCTCTACATTTCCAGTTTCTTCAGTACTGCTCTGTATCATGATCTACTGAGTATGTTACTGATGTCCAGATAGACTAGGTCCACCACATTTTGTTGGTTCTAGAAAACAATtataataacaaagaaaaatattggatTAGTTGACTTAAATCTACTTCTACTCATGTTGCACTGTATAGTGTTTTCTATTTACCTTCACATCTTTGACTAGCTTGTTTCCTTCTTAATTTGGTCTAAGGTCTTGCATGCTTTTGAAGTCAGACCAAAGGACTGCTATCTTTCTGGCCCACCTTGTCACTGTTTGTTATTCTTCATTCATAAACTGCTACATCTGACTTGGActtatttaatctttgtttctttttgacCTGGGCTTTCTAGGGCCATCTCTACAGTAACCATGGGATGGATTTGTGCTTAAACCGGGAGGTCTACCTGTTGAAATCAGAGAGCtagttttgccttttctgataCCATGGTCAAACTTTTTTATACCCTTTTCACATACAATTTTGGCGAGCCAGTTTTGTCACTATCCCTCTATCGACTCTATACTTTCTTAAGTCTTTAAGTCTACCTAAGAGACCTGGGACCAAATACTCATTGATGCATAATGGCATTTCACCTTgccttctctctgtcttttaaaTGCATGGAGATTCACACTCCACATTCACGTGCATTCACATGTGTGTGCTACTTCAGTTATCTTGGCTGTTTCACACACTGCACGATAGTATCAGGTTACATGCCATGCTGTAGAAGAATATCAGGAAAAAGGGGCAAATGAGATGAGAGGAAGACTTAAACAGGGCAGCAAGAGTGCCAAAGGCAGAAGGAAGCCGTGGGTGGTTTGGACTCTGCTTCCCCTGGTTGCTGGGGCTCCTACCTGCCTGCCGTGGGGCTCGGGCTGCCGAAGGCTGACGCTCACCTCCAGCCTCAGCGTAAAGGCTGTCAGTGTTTTTTGCCTATATATCTCTGAGGTGGGGGTCCTGCGCTCCAGGAACTATAGCCTGTCCCTAATGAGTGGTCACCACCTGTAGATGACACACTGTAAGAACATGGTATAAAAATG includes:
- the EHF gene encoding ETS homologous factor, yielding MILEGAGRMSINSSSNLLHQQPSWTDGYSTCNVTSSFYGTQWHEIHPQYWTKFQVWEWLQHLLDTNQLDANCIPFQEFDINGEHLCSMSLQEFTQAAGTAGQLLYSNLQHLKWNGQCGSDVYQSHNVIVKTEQTDPSLMVSWKEDNYLYDSGYGSTVELLDSKTFCRAQISMMTPSHQPPDSSDVKKSQDHTLKSHTKKHNPRGTHLWEFIRDILLNPEKNPGLIKWEDRSEGVFRFLKSEAVAQLWGKKKNNSSMTYEKLSRAMRYYYKREILERVDGRRLVYKFGKNARGWRENEN